From the genome of Thermococcus chitonophagus, one region includes:
- the trpD gene encoding anthranilate phosphoribosyltransferase: protein MLEKIIEGENLTFKEAYNLFSELMRESEVRIAAYLAALQTKGYTAEEIAGLARAMRDHAIKVDLGKVADTAGTGGDGASTINVSTASAIILSAFTKVAKHGNVSITSKSGSANLLEALGINIKIPPEKAREMVEKANFTFLFAPMYHPALKRIMPVRKLLRIKTVFNILGPLASPAEPSYQVVGVNSPELVEKIAKALTFLGVERALVVHGSGLDEVNPGDETIVAEVNGRNVEVYKVTPEDFGLERVKVVPCNSPQESAERVKAVLAGNGRSEDRNFILINAATALYASKVVKDLKEGVEAVENVLGREMLRKLEEIACLSKS from the coding sequence ATGTTGGAGAAAATTATCGAGGGGGAAAATCTTACGTTTAAGGAAGCGTACAACCTTTTCAGCGAGCTAATGAGGGAAAGCGAAGTTAGGATAGCTGCGTATCTAGCAGCACTGCAGACCAAAGGGTACACGGCCGAAGAAATAGCGGGGCTCGCAAGGGCCATGAGAGACCATGCAATAAAGGTTGATCTCGGCAAAGTAGCAGACACTGCAGGAACGGGAGGAGATGGAGCCTCAACGATAAATGTTAGTACCGCCTCGGCAATAATACTCTCGGCATTTACAAAAGTTGCAAAGCACGGCAATGTTTCAATAACATCAAAGAGCGGTTCAGCGAACCTTCTCGAGGCCTTAGGAATAAACATCAAGATCCCACCGGAGAAAGCTAGAGAAATGGTCGAAAAAGCAAACTTTACTTTTCTATTTGCACCGATGTACCATCCCGCGCTGAAGAGGATAATGCCAGTCAGAAAGCTACTAAGAATAAAGACTGTCTTTAACATCTTGGGACCTTTGGCAAGTCCAGCAGAGCCCAGCTACCAAGTTGTTGGGGTTAACTCCCCAGAACTCGTGGAGAAGATTGCAAAGGCACTAACATTCTTGGGAGTGGAGAGGGCCCTAGTAGTGCACGGATCAGGATTAGATGAAGTGAACCCAGGGGATGAAACCATAGTTGCCGAAGTCAACGGAAGAAATGTCGAAGTCTACAAGGTTACACCAGAAGATTTTGGCCTAGAGAGGGTTAAGGTAGTCCCCTGCAACTCTCCCCAGGAAAGCGCCGAGAGAGTGAAAGCAGTTTTAGCAGGAAATGGAAGGAGCGAGGATAGGAATTTCATCTTAATCAATGCCGCAACGGCACTATACGCTTCGAAAGTTGTCAAGGATTTGAAGGAGGGAGTTGAAGCTGTAGAAAATGTTCTCGGAAGGGAAATGCTCAGAAAGCTGGAGGAGATCGCATGCCTATCAAAAAGCTGA
- the trpC gene encoding indole-3-glycerol phosphate synthase TrpC, translating into MMVFGLSRAIRTSKKNAIIAELKVYSPKYGDLLRGRDPFEILRKYEEAGAVGISYITDPKYFKGSFEFFKKLCRETELPVLRKDFITTKEEIEKTAEAGGSAILLITRILRDRLPEFVDYAKEHGLDTLVEVHTEEELGIALTTNSTMIGINNRDIGKLELDDGNVSLTERLAPKIPRKFVKVSESGIATIEDLRRALKVADAALIGTALMKAEDPGALLKTFVEADL; encoded by the coding sequence GTGATGGTTTTTGGATTAAGCAGGGCAATAAGAACCTCTAAGAAAAACGCCATAATAGCCGAGCTTAAAGTCTATTCTCCAAAGTATGGCGACCTTTTAAGGGGCAGGGATCCTTTTGAGATACTCAGGAAATACGAGGAAGCAGGAGCAGTAGGTATTTCATACATAACAGATCCCAAGTACTTTAAGGGAAGTTTCGAATTTTTCAAAAAGCTCTGCAGGGAAACGGAGCTACCAGTTCTCAGGAAGGACTTCATTACAACAAAAGAGGAAATTGAGAAAACAGCCGAAGCTGGAGGTTCGGCAATACTCCTGATAACCAGAATTCTAAGGGATAGACTCCCAGAGTTCGTCGACTATGCCAAAGAGCACGGACTTGACACCCTCGTTGAAGTGCATACAGAAGAAGAGCTAGGAATAGCCCTAACTACGAACTCGACAATGATAGGGATAAACAACAGGGATATAGGGAAGTTAGAGCTCGATGATGGCAATGTATCACTGACGGAGAGGCTTGCACCAAAAATACCAAGGAAATTTGTGAAAGTCAGCGAAAGTGGTATAGCCACGATCGAAGACCTCAGGAGAGCCCTAAAAGTTGCCGATGCAGCACTCATAGGAACTGCCCTAATGAAGGCTGAAGATCCTGGGGCACTTCTCAAAACTTTTGTGGAGGCTGATCTTTAA